The uncultured Bacteroides sp. DNA segment TGTAGCGATGAAATATGAAGCGTGGAAATGGAAAGTGATTATCATCAACGGTAATGATCCCGATGCCATTCGCAAAGCATTGATCGAAGCTCAGGCTGTAAAAATGCAACCAACCCTTATCATTGGTCAAACAACCATGGGAAAAGGCGCATGTAAAGCAGATGGTTCCAGCTATGAAAACAATTGTGAAACACATGGTGCACCATTAGGTGGCGATGCATATAAAAATACAATTAAAAACTTGGGTGGTAATCCTGAAGAACCGTTTAAGATATTCCCTGAAGTTGCCGCTTTATATACCAAACGTGCTGAAGAACTAGCTACCATTGTAGCCAAAAGATATGCTGCGAAAGCCGAATGGGCAAAAGCAAAACCTGAGTTGGCAGCTAAGATGGATCAGTTCTTTAAAGGCGAAGCTCCTAAAGTGAACTGGGGCGCTATCGTACAAAAAGCAGGATCGGCTACTCGTGCTGCCTCAGCTACCGTATTAGCAACATTGGCTGGTGAAGTAGAAAATATGATTGTAACTTCAGCCGACCTTTCTAACTCTGATAAGACAGACGGGTTCTTAAAGAAGACACACGCATTCAGCAAAGAAGACTTTAGCGGTTCTTTCTTCCAGGCAGGCGTATCCGAATTAACAATGGCTTGTGTTTCCATCGGTATGGCTCTGCATGGAGGTGTGATTCCGGCTTGTGCTACTTTCTTCGTATTCTCAGACTACATGAAACCAGCCATCCGTATGGCAGCCATAATGGAGCAACCCGTTAAGTTTATTTGGACTCATGATGCTTTCCGTGTGGGTGAAGACGGACCTACTCACGAACCTGTAGAACAAGAGGCACAAATACGCCTGATGGAGAAACTGAAGAATCACAAAGGACACAATTCAATGTTGGTATTACGTCCTGCTGATGCAGAAGAGACTACTCAGGCATGGAAGTTGGCTATGGAAAATACCACTACCCCATCGGCTTTGATTTTTTCTCGCCAAAACATCGCAAACCTGCCTGCAGGTAACGACTACACTCAAGCTGACAAAGGTGCTTACATCGTAGCCGGATCAGAAAACAACCCGGATGTTATCTTGGTTGCTTCGGGCTCTGAAGTATCTACACTTGTGGCCGGTGCTGAGTTGCTTCGTAAGGATGGTGTGAAACTCCGTATCGTATCGGCTCCTTCAGAAGGGCTGTTCCGTAGTCAGAGCAAAGAATATCAGGAATCTGTTATTCCTTCAGGCGCCAAAGTATTCGGTCTGACAGCCGGATTACCTGTCAACTTGCAAGGGTTAGTCGGAACAAACGGTAAGGTTTTCGGCTTAGAATCATTCGGTTTCTCTGCTCCGTACACAGTACTTGACGAGAAGTTAGGTTTCACTGCCGAGAACGTATACAAGCAAGTAAAAGAAATGCTATAACAATAAATAAATTAAATACTCCTTCATAAATCAACGAAAGAATGAAAACAATAGGAATTTGTTCCGATCATGCAGGTTTCGAGTTGAAACAGTTTGTAAAAAGTTGGCTGGAGGCTAAAGGATGGCCTTACAAAGACTACGGAACATATACAGCAGAGAGTTGTGACTACGCCGATTTTGCCCACCCGTTGGCTTTTGCCATTGAAGCAGAAGAATGCTATCTAGGCATTGCGATATGTGGCAGTGGAAACGGCATTAATATCACACTGAACAAGCATCAGGGCATCCGTGCCGCCCTTTGCTGGATTCCGGAAATAGCAGAACTTGCCCGCCGACACAATAATGCGAACATACTGGTCATGCCGGGACGTTTCATTACTACCGACGAAGCTGACGCTATTATGACGGCATTCTTTGCTGCAAACTTTGAAGGAGGACGCCATCAAAGACGAATTGATAAAATTCCTCTTTAATATTTTAGGAGAAATGCTTGACTTTGGCAATGTAATGTTGTATCTTTGTTAGCATAATCATAAAGTATATTCAGATTAAAATACGGTAAAAGGAAGAAGTTTCGACTTCTTCCTTTTTTTTGTTTCAGACCGTACTATTTGCCCCAAAAGACGCTTCAGATTACCCAAAAGAAGCGTTCAGATGAGTCAACTGCACGGTTCTCTTCAGCCGAAAGACGGTTGCACTTCACCAATATGCCGATACGTTATCGCAAAAACTCCTATATGAAAAGATAATTCCTCTTATCGTTCCTTCCAAAACTCTTAGTTGTTCCTAGAAGCCCCACATAGCGTTAATAATCAATAATAATGCTATTGACAAGAATGAGCTCAAATAACACTCGATGTATAGATTGAAGAAGAGCATCCCATCACGCTATAAACTATCGAAAAAACATATTGCACTAGGATTTTCCCAATTATATCAATAATTGCACTATTTCCACCAAAAACTAGTCTCTATAAGTCCTTGCAGAGTGATATATTTGCAATCTGAAATCTAGTAACCATCTTTAAACCCAAAAGAAAATGATGAAAAAAGTATTCGGAATCATTTGTCTGCTCATCGCAGCCCTTTCAGTCAACGCTAATCCAATCGACTTTGACAAAGCCTTCAAAGAAAGTGCCAAGATAGAGAAACAAATCAAAAAGACATCGTTCCCTAAACGCTCGTTTAAGATTACCGACTTCGGAGCAAAGTCCGACAACGAAGCAGAACCTTGTCACGAAGCCATCAATCAGGCCATTCTGACATGTAGCCAAGCCGGCGGAGGAACAGTGATTGTACCCAAAGGTACCTTTTATACAGGCCCAATCACTCTAAAAAGCAATGTCAATCTACACATAGAAGAAGGAGCTCAATTAAAGTTCTCCACAGACCAGAGCCTTTATTTCCCCGCAGTAATTACTCGCTGGGAAGGTATCGACTGCTACAATGCCCGTCCACTAATTTATGCTTATGGAGAAACGAACATCGCCATTACCGGCAAAGGAACAATAGACGGGCAAGGCTCCAATGAGAATTGGTGGGCTATGTGCGGAGCGCCTCATTACGGATGGAAAGAAGGTATGGTGGCTCAGCGCAACGGTGGCCGTGAACGCCTCTTGATGTATGGGGAAACTGGTACTCCCATCTACAAACGAATCATGAAGCCTGAAGACGGCATGCGTCCACAGCTCATCAACCTATATTCTTGCAATACCGTACTGATAGAAGATGTGACGCTACTCAACTCTCCGTTCTGGGTTATCCACCCACTCTTCTGCGAAAGCCTCATCGTAAGAGGGGCAAACATCTTTAATCGTGGTCCCAACGGAGACGGATGCGACCCTGAATCATGCAAAAACGTATTGATAGAAAATTGCATCTTCGACACAGGCGATGATTGCATCGCTATCAAATCGGGAAGAAACAACGATGGCCGCAAATGGAACATTCCAAGCGAAAACATCATCGTTAGAGGCTGTGAAATGAAGAACGGACACGGCGGTGTTGTCATTGGTAGTGAAATCTCGGGAGGTTATCGTAATCTGTTTGTTGAAAATTGCAAGATGGACAGTCCCGAGTTGGACCGCGTGATCCGAATCAAAACGAGTACCTGCCGAGGCGGAGTGATAGAAAACGTATTCGTCCGCAACATTACCGTAGGTCAGTGTCGCGAATCCGTACTCCACATCAATCTGCAATACGAGAATCGCGAGAAATGTGCGAGAGGCTTTACACCCACGGTTCGTAATGTACATTTGAAGAACGTGACATGTCAAAAGAGCCAGTTGGGTGTACTGATCATGGGTCTTGAAAGTCCCGAACACGTATATAATATCAGTATAGAAGACTCTCACTTCAACAATGTATCCAAAGATAAAAATGATATAAGCGGTGCTAAAGACGTAACTTTCAAAAACCTTTATATCAACGGCAAGCTGGTAAATCAGTAAGCCGAAAGCCAACGAATATTAAGCCGAATTGGTGACAGATAGATAGTCTATCTTCAGCAATTCGGTTTTTTATTTTGCCTGCTTTCCTATTTTTCACAAGAAATATGAACGCTGTTTCTAAATAAGAACTATCTTTGCCACTCAATAATCCGTATATTTAAACATGATATGGAGCAACTGAATACCATAAAAGAACTGATTAATCAAGGAAATATAGATAAAGCCATTCAAGAACTCGAACGTTTTCTACAAACGAATGCCACCGGAAAAGATGATGCCTATTATCTTCTGGGAAATGCTTACCGTAAGCTTGGAAACTGGCAGCAAGCCTTGAATAATTACCAATCCGCCATTGAACTCAACCCTCAAAGTCCGGCTCTACAAGCCCGTAAGATGGTTATGGATATTATGAATTTCTACTACCAAGGATATGTATAATCAACTAACGTAATAAGATAAGATTATGGCTAAAATCAGAGGAGCAATAGTTGTCAACACAGAACGCTGCAAAGGCTGCAACTTGTGTGTGGTAGCTTGCCCGGTAAAAGTTATCTCTCTTGCAAAGGAGGTTAATGCAAAAGGGTACAATTATGCCCTGGAATACTTAGAAAACACCTGCATCGGATGCAGCGCATGCGCAACTGTTTGTCCGGACGGATGTATTACTGTTTACAAGGTTAAATGCGAATAAATTGAAGAATATGGAAGAAGAAGTTGTATTAATGAAGGGAAACGAGGCCATCTCTCATGCAGCCATTCGCTGCGGTGCAGACGGATACTTCGGCTATCCCATCACTCCACAATCGGAAGTATTGGAGACTCTTGCCGAACTCAAACCGTGGGAAACCACCGGCATGGTAGTGCTTCAAGCCGAAAGTGAAGTAGCAGCTATAAATATGGTATACGGCGGAGCCGGAAGTGGTAAAAAGGTGATGACCTCATCTTCAAGCCCCGGTATCAGCTTAAAGCAAGAAGGAATCTCCTACATAGCAGGTGCCGAACTCCCCTGCCTAATCGTGAACGTAATGCGTGGAGGCCCCGGATTGGGAACCATTCAGCCAAGTCAGGCCGACTACTTCCAAACAGTAAAAGGTGGTGGACACGGAGATTATAGACTGATCGCATTGGCTCCCGCCTCTGTACAAGAGATGGCCGACTTTGTAGAATTATCATTCGAACTTGCCTTCAAATATCGCAATCCCGTTATGATGTTAGCCGATGGTGTCATCGGACAGATGATGGAAAAAGTTGTTCTTCCTGCTCAGAAAAAACGCCTGACGGATGAAGAAGTAATCGCACGCTGCCCGTGGGCTACTACCGGAAAGACAAAAGGTAGAAAACCGAATATTATCACCTCTCTTGAACTTGACCCGAATGCCATGGAGCAAAACAACCTTCGTCTCCAGGCTAAATATAAAGTGATCGAAGAGAACGAAGTGCGCTACGAAGAAATAGAATGCGAAGATGCCGATTACCTCATCGTGGCTTTTGGCTCTATGGCTCGTATCGGACAAAAAGCAATGGAAATCGCACGTGAAGAAGGTATCAAAGTAGGCATTCTGCGCCCCATCACTTTGTGGCCGTTCCCTACAAAAGCCATCGCAGGCTATGCCAATAAAGTAAAAGGCATGCTTTCTCTTGAATTAAATGCCGGACAGATGATCGAAGATATTCGTCTGGCGGTAAACGGAAGAGTAAAAGTGGAGCACTTCGGACGTTTAGGAGGCATCGTGCCCGATCCTGACGAAATTGTTGCAGCACTAAAAGAAAAACTAATCAAATAAAAAGCAAAGATGAATCCTCAAAAAATAAGAACCATCCTAAACATACTTTTTATGATTGGCACCTTGATTGCCATTATCATTTACTTTGCCGTAGATGATAAACAAACCTTTATCTATGTATGTGCTGCAGCCATCTTCGTGAAGATAATGGAATTCTTTATACGATTCACTAACAGGTAAACATTATGATAACAAGAGAAGATATAATCAAACCCGAGAATCTGGTTTACCAGAAACCGGTTTTAATGAATGATAACGCCATGCACTACTGCCCCGGCTGTAGCCACGGAGTCGTTCATAAGCTCATCGCCGAAGTGATAGAAGAAATGGGAATGGAAGATAAAACCATTGGCATCTCTCCGGTAGGATGTGCCGTTTTCATGTATAATTATCTGGATATAGACTGGCAAGAAGCCGCCCACGGACGTGCTCCCGCCGTAGCCACAGCCATCAAACGTTTATGGCCGGAGAGACTGGTATTCACTTATCAAGGAGACGGTGACTTGGCTTGCATCGGCACAGCCGAAACCATACACGCTCTTAATCGCGGAGACAATATCACTATTATTTTCATCAATAACGGTATCTACGGAATGACAGGCGGACAAATGGCTCCAACAACCCTTGTGGGAATGAAAACTGCCACTTGTCCCGAAGGCCGTGATGTGCATTTACACGGCTATCCAATCAAGATCACTGAAATTGCAGCGCAACTGGAAGGTACAGCCTATGTTACCCGCCAATCAGTGCAAAGCGTAGCTGCCATCCGCAAAGCAAAAAAAGCTATCCGCAAAGCATTCGAGAACTCGATGAGCGGAAAAGGTTCCAATCTGGTAGAGATTGTATCTACCTGCAATGCCGGATGGAAGATGACACCTGTCGACGCCAATACATGGATGGAAAAGAACATGTTCCCTTTCTATCCGCTGGGCGATATTAAGGACAAAGAATAATGCTAAAAGTCAACTAAGATGAAAGAAGAAATAATTATAGCAGGGTTTGGCGGACAAGGTGTCTTGTCGATGGGAAAGATTCTAGCCTATTCCGGATTGATGGAAGACAAAGAAGTGACTTGGATGCCTGCCTACGGACCCGAGCAACGAGGAGGAACAGCAAATGTTACGGTTATTGTAAGTGACAACAAAATCTCCTCGCCTATTTTGAGTAAATACGACACAGCGATCATTCTGAATCAACCTTCGCTCGAAAAGTTTGAAAGCAAAGTGAAACCCGGTGGCATACTCATATACGACGGATACGGCATCATCCATCCACCTACGCGTAAAGACATCAAAGTCTATCGCATAGACGCTATGGATGCAGCCAATGAGATGAACAATGCAAAAGCATTCAACATGATCGTACTTGGCGGATTGTTGAAGCTACGTCCCATCGTTACCATCGGAAACGTACTGAAAGGGTTGAAGAAGACCTTGCCTGAGCGCCATCATCATCTGATACCGATGAACGAAGCGGCCATACTCAAGGGTATGGAACTGATTCATGAACAATAGATGATCCATCCTAACAGATAATCATATACCCGGATTTGCATCAGTTGCAGACCCGGGTTTATTCGTCCCTGACCTCGCCTTTATCTTTCGAAGCAATAATTGAAGTTAATACACAAAGCTTTTCGGTTGACGATTTATTTTTTATTGTATATTTGCCCCTAATTATGAAAAGATTCCTACTTATATATATCGCTCTAGTCATCATTGGCCAAGTGAGTGCACTCGCTCAGGTCAGACAAAACGATGCTTTTGACGAAAACGGAAATCAGATAGATCCGTCCATGCGCGTAAAAAAGGATAGCTCAAATGTAGAAATACAAAGTGTACCTCCCAAGCTATATATGTGGAACATAAGCGAAGAATTAGGCAATATCAAGCCCATCGAGGTAGATACTGCATTCCATCATTTTCAGAATACCAACTTGGGGGAAGGAATAAAAGGGCACTATAACTATTTGGGAAATCTCGGCGCTCCCCGTCTGTCCCGCTTATTTTTCGAACGTCCTCAAGCCTCTTCAGCAATGTTTATGGATCCTTTTTCAAGTTTCTATGTAAACCCTTGGGAATTCAAATTCACGAATAGCAATATACCCTATACAAATCTAACGTATTATAAGGCCGGTAGCAAAATAGATGGAGAAGAGCGCTTCAAATCTTATTTCTCCGTGAATGCCAACAAACGGTTATCGTTTGGATTTAACATAGACTACCTTTATGGGCGGGGGTTATATAGCAATCAGTCTACTGCATTCTTTAATGGAGGACTATTTGGTAGCTATATCGGCGATCGTTATCAAGCTCATCTGATTTACAACAACTACACCATGAAAATGTCCGAAAACGGTGGAATCACTGATGACAGATACATCACCAATCCGGAGCAAATGGCCGAAGGCACGAAACAATATGAACCTACAAACATCCCGACCAAACTAACAAGTACATGGAACAAAAACAACAAGTACTATGTACACTTCACACACCGATACAATATCGGATTTACCCGAAAAGCTACCGGAGTAAAGAACGACACGATTGACAGATACATTCCAGTCACCAGCTTCATTCATACTGTAAACCTGGAGAAATCTCGTCACCGTTATATTTCTAAAAAAGAAGCAAAAGATTTCTACAAAAACACCTATATCAATAGAGGACGGTTTGCAAGCGATGATTCCACCACTTACATAGGCATTAAAAACACCTTTGGCATTGCTTTACTCGAAGGTTTTAACAAATATGCCAAATCCGGACTAACCGCTTATATTTCTCACAAAATGAGCAAATATGAGTTGATGAACAAGGACTCTGTATCAACTGATAAATATGACGAGCAAGAAGTATTCGTGGGTGGAGAATTATCGAAACGACAAGGTAGTTTGCTTCATTACACCATTAATGGTGAGATCGGCGCTCTTGAGCAAGCCATCGGCCAGTTTCGTGTAAAAGGTGACATGGACTTGAATTTTCATTTGTGGAAAGATACCGTGAGTTTGATTGCCCGAGCTTCCGTTAGCAATACCTTACCGGCGTTTTACATGAGACATTATCACTCCAACCACTTCTATTGGGACAATACTTTCGACAAAGAATTCCGTTCTCGCATTGAAGGTGAGCTCAATATCCAACGTTGGCAAACGAACCTGAAAGTCGGAGTGGAAAACATTAAGAATTACACTTATCTGAATGAGCTGGCACTGCCGGCCCAGTTCAGCGATAACATTCAAGTAGTGTCTGTTACGTTGAATCAAAACTTTAAGGCGGGCATTTTTCATTTAGACAATGAGGTCACTTGGCAACAATCGAGTAACAACACCATACTGCCGTTACCTAAACTCTCTTTATATCACAATCTGTATTTAGAGACCAAATTGGCCAAGAAGGTATTAAGCGTACAGTTAGGAGCCGATGTTCGTTATTTTAGCAAATACAACGCTCCGGCCTATACACCGGCCATTCAGCAGTTTCACCTGCAAGCTACCGACGATCAGGTGCAGATCGGAGGTTATCCCATTGTGAACTTATACGCCAATTTACAGTTGAAACGTACTCGCTTTTTCGTGATGATGTCTCATGTGAATCAAGGGATGATGAGCAACTCCAACTATTTTCTCTCACCCCACTACCCCATTAACCCCAGGATGCTTAAGTTTGGCCTTTCGTGGAACTTTTATGATTAATGCCGTATGACATTACCAAAATCAAAACTACTGAAGTACTTCGTACTAGGCATCCTTTCGGTGCTTATCGCTTCTGTGTGGTTCCGCAAAGAAAAACCTCAAAACTCCCCACGTGACTATACTGCCATCCAGTCCGAAGGAATCATCAGAGTGGCAACAGAATATAACTCTATCGGATACTACACTGACGGCGACAGCATCTCCGGTTTTCATTACGAACTTATTAACGCTTTTGCCAAACAGAAAGGATTAAAAGCGGAAATTACTCCCGAAATGAGTTTTGAAAAACGGCTTCGAGGTTTAAGCGATGGCACTTTCGATATGATTGCTTCCGGCATACAAGCCACGAGTGAGTTTAGAGACTCGCTACTGCTGACTACCCCGATCTTTTTAAGTAAGCAAATACTCGTTCAGCGAAGAGCAATAAAAGGAGATTCCACCTACATCAGGAATCAACTCGACCTAGCAGGTAAAACCCTCCATGTAATCAAGGGATCACCATCCATACTCCGCATACAGAATTTAGGAAACGAAATTGGCGACACTATTTATGTGAAAGAGATTGATAAATATGGCCCCGAACAACTTCTAGCCATGGTAGCTCACGGAGACATCAAATATGCTGTGTGCGACGAAGATATTGCACGCGCAGCCATCGACTCGTTTCCACAACTGGACATTAATACCAAGATCAGTTTCACGCAGTTCTATTCATGGGCTGTGAGTAAACAATCTCCCGCATTATTGGATACACTAAATGCCTGGCTGAAAACGTTCAGCAAAAGTAAAGAGTTTCAGCGTATCTACTATAAATACTACGGCAAGCACCGCTAAAAAAGCAAGTTAATTTCACCTATTCACTGTGAGTCATCATTACATTTTTACAGCCCTATAGGGTAATCTAAAATAATCATGTATATTTGCGTAACAAGAGACGTTTTTAATAAAAGGATTATGGATGATAAAGTGATTAAATGGGGATTCATCGGCTGTGGAAACGTAACCGAACAGAAAAGTGGCCCGGCATTTAAGAAAGTAGAAAGCTCCCAAGTGGTAGCTGTGATGAGCCGGGATGGTGCAAAAGCAAAAGCTTATGCCGAAAAAAGAGGCATAAAGAAATGGTATGACGATGCGCAAGAACTGATTGACGATCCGGAAGTAAATGCTGTTTACATTGCTACTCCTCCTTCTTCTCACGCCACGTACGCCATCATGTCAATGAAAGCAGGTAAACCTGTTTACATTGAAAAACCAATGGCAGTTACCTACGAAGAATGTACACGTATTAACCGTATCTCACACGAAACAGGTGTACCCTGTTTCGTGGCCTACTATCGCAGATATATGCCCTACTTCCTAAAAGTGAAAGAACTCGTGCAGAATGGCACCATAGGAAACATCATCAACATTCAAATTCGCTTTGCACAACCACCAAGTGAATTGGATTACAACAAAGCCAATCTTCCTTGGCGTGTGCAACCAGACATCTCAGGAGGCGGTTATTTTTATGACTTGGCGCCTCATCAACTCGACTTATTGCAGGACATGTTTGGCTGTATACTCGAAGCAAGCGGATACAAAAGTAATCGGGGCGGACTTTATCCTGCGGAAGATTCATTAAGTGCCTGTTTTCAATTTGACTCAGGCTTGGTAGGTTCCGGTTCATGGTGCTTCGTGGCGCACGAATCAGCCAAAGAAGACCGCATCGAAGTCATTGGTGACAAAGGCATGATCTGCTTCTCCATGTTCACCTACGAACCCATAGCTCTGCATACCGAACGAGGACGTGAAGAGCTACGTATCGAAAACCCGGAACACGTGCAACAACCTCTTATTCAGGCTGTGGTAGATCATCTGCTTGGCAAATCAATTTGTACATGCGATGGCGAAAGTGCCACTACCACTAATTGGGTAATGGATAAGATTCTTGGGAAAATTTAAGTACACCCCAACAGTTATTCACCACAGATTAACGGATTACGCAGATTGCTCATTCAACTATTGGAGGAATCTCAAAGGAAGTAACCCGTTAATCTGTGGTTCTTTTTTAGCTAATTTTCCCCTTTGCGAAACTTTTTTTTCTTTCCCATGTCACGTTCGCCCATTCACCTTCGTCTTATCTCTGTAGATG contains these protein-coding regions:
- a CDS encoding 4Fe-4S binding protein — translated: MAKIRGAIVVNTERCKGCNLCVVACPVKVISLAKEVNAKGYNYALEYLENTCIGCSACATVCPDGCITVYKVKCE
- a CDS encoding 3-methyl-2-oxobutanoate dehydrogenase subunit VorB — protein: MEEEVVLMKGNEAISHAAIRCGADGYFGYPITPQSEVLETLAELKPWETTGMVVLQAESEVAAINMVYGGAGSGKKVMTSSSSPGISLKQEGISYIAGAELPCLIVNVMRGGPGLGTIQPSQADYFQTVKGGGHGDYRLIALAPASVQEMADFVELSFELAFKYRNPVMMLADGVIGQMMEKVVLPAQKKRLTDEEVIARCPWATTGKTKGRKPNIITSLELDPNAMEQNNLRLQAKYKVIEENEVRYEEIECEDADYLIVAFGSMARIGQKAMEIAREEGIKVGILRPITLWPFPTKAIAGYANKVKGMLSLELNAGQMIEDIRLAVNGRVKVEHFGRLGGIVPDPDEIVAALKEKLIK
- a CDS encoding 2-oxoacid:acceptor oxidoreductase family protein, whose translation is MKEEIIIAGFGGQGVLSMGKILAYSGLMEDKEVTWMPAYGPEQRGGTANVTVIVSDNKISSPILSKYDTAIILNQPSLEKFESKVKPGGILIYDGYGIIHPPTRKDIKVYRIDAMDAANEMNNAKAFNMIVLGGLLKLRPIVTIGNVLKGLKKTLPERHHHLIPMNEAAILKGMELIHEQ
- a CDS encoding RpiB/LacA/LacB family sugar-phosphate isomerase, which gives rise to MKTIGICSDHAGFELKQFVKSWLEAKGWPYKDYGTYTAESCDYADFAHPLAFAIEAEECYLGIAICGSGNGINITLNKHQGIRAALCWIPEIAELARRHNNANILVMPGRFITTDEADAIMTAFFAANFEGGRHQRRIDKIPL
- a CDS encoding transporter substrate-binding domain-containing protein, with the protein product MTLPKSKLLKYFVLGILSVLIASVWFRKEKPQNSPRDYTAIQSEGIIRVATEYNSIGYYTDGDSISGFHYELINAFAKQKGLKAEITPEMSFEKRLRGLSDGTFDMIASGIQATSEFRDSLLLTTPIFLSKQILVQRRAIKGDSTYIRNQLDLAGKTLHVIKGSPSILRIQNLGNEIGDTIYVKEIDKYGPEQLLAMVAHGDIKYAVCDEDIARAAIDSFPQLDINTKISFTQFYSWAVSKQSPALLDTLNAWLKTFSKSKEFQRIYYKYYGKHR
- a CDS encoding putative porin; translation: MKRFLLIYIALVIIGQVSALAQVRQNDAFDENGNQIDPSMRVKKDSSNVEIQSVPPKLYMWNISEELGNIKPIEVDTAFHHFQNTNLGEGIKGHYNYLGNLGAPRLSRLFFERPQASSAMFMDPFSSFYVNPWEFKFTNSNIPYTNLTYYKAGSKIDGEERFKSYFSVNANKRLSFGFNIDYLYGRGLYSNQSTAFFNGGLFGSYIGDRYQAHLIYNNYTMKMSENGGITDDRYITNPEQMAEGTKQYEPTNIPTKLTSTWNKNNKYYVHFTHRYNIGFTRKATGVKNDTIDRYIPVTSFIHTVNLEKSRHRYISKKEAKDFYKNTYINRGRFASDDSTTYIGIKNTFGIALLEGFNKYAKSGLTAYISHKMSKYELMNKDSVSTDKYDEQEVFVGGELSKRQGSLLHYTINGEIGALEQAIGQFRVKGDMDLNFHLWKDTVSLIARASVSNTLPAFYMRHYHSNHFYWDNTFDKEFRSRIEGELNIQRWQTNLKVGVENIKNYTYLNELALPAQFSDNIQVVSVTLNQNFKAGIFHLDNEVTWQQSSNNTILPLPKLSLYHNLYLETKLAKKVLSVQLGADVRYFSKYNAPAYTPAIQQFHLQATDDQVQIGGYPIVNLYANLQLKRTRFFVMMSHVNQGMMSNSNYFLSPHYPINPRMLKFGLSWNFYD
- a CDS encoding Gfo/Idh/MocA family oxidoreductase, with amino-acid sequence MDDKVIKWGFIGCGNVTEQKSGPAFKKVESSQVVAVMSRDGAKAKAYAEKRGIKKWYDDAQELIDDPEVNAVYIATPPSSHATYAIMSMKAGKPVYIEKPMAVTYEECTRINRISHETGVPCFVAYYRRYMPYFLKVKELVQNGTIGNIINIQIRFAQPPSELDYNKANLPWRVQPDISGGGYFYDLAPHQLDLLQDMFGCILEASGYKSNRGGLYPAEDSLSACFQFDSGLVGSGSWCFVAHESAKEDRIEVIGDKGMICFSMFTYEPIALHTERGREELRIENPEHVQQPLIQAVVDHLLGKSICTCDGESATTTNWVMDKILGKI
- a CDS encoding glycoside hydrolase family 28 protein; translated protein: MKKVFGIICLLIAALSVNANPIDFDKAFKESAKIEKQIKKTSFPKRSFKITDFGAKSDNEAEPCHEAINQAILTCSQAGGGTVIVPKGTFYTGPITLKSNVNLHIEEGAQLKFSTDQSLYFPAVITRWEGIDCYNARPLIYAYGETNIAITGKGTIDGQGSNENWWAMCGAPHYGWKEGMVAQRNGGRERLLMYGETGTPIYKRIMKPEDGMRPQLINLYSCNTVLIEDVTLLNSPFWVIHPLFCESLIVRGANIFNRGPNGDGCDPESCKNVLIENCIFDTGDDCIAIKSGRNNDGRKWNIPSENIIVRGCEMKNGHGGVVIGSEISGGYRNLFVENCKMDSPELDRVIRIKTSTCRGGVIENVFVRNITVGQCRESVLHINLQYENREKCARGFTPTVRNVHLKNVTCQKSQLGVLIMGLESPEHVYNISIEDSHFNNVSKDKNDISGAKDVTFKNLYINGKLVNQ
- a CDS encoding thiamine pyrophosphate-dependent enzyme, giving the protein MTREDIIKPENLVYQKPVLMNDNAMHYCPGCSHGVVHKLIAEVIEEMGMEDKTIGISPVGCAVFMYNYLDIDWQEAAHGRAPAVATAIKRLWPERLVFTYQGDGDLACIGTAETIHALNRGDNITIIFINNGIYGMTGGQMAPTTLVGMKTATCPEGRDVHLHGYPIKITEIAAQLEGTAYVTRQSVQSVAAIRKAKKAIRKAFENSMSGKGSNLVEIVSTCNAGWKMTPVDANTWMEKNMFPFYPLGDIKDKE
- a CDS encoding transketolase — encoded protein: MNDIKLMTSAADNIRILAASMVEKANSGHPGGAMGGADFINVLFSEFLVYDPKNPKWEGRDRFFLDPGHMSPMLYSTLALTGKYTMDELAQFRQWGSPTPGHPEVDIMRGVENTSGPLGQGHTYAVGAAIAAKFLKARFGEVMNQTIYSYISDGGVQEEISQGAGRIAGHLGLDNLIMFYDSNGIQLSSTTKEVTSEDVAMKYEAWKWKVIIINGNDPDAIRKALIEAQAVKMQPTLIIGQTTMGKGACKADGSSYENNCETHGAPLGGDAYKNTIKNLGGNPEEPFKIFPEVAALYTKRAEELATIVAKRYAAKAEWAKAKPELAAKMDQFFKGEAPKVNWGAIVQKAGSATRAASATVLATLAGEVENMIVTSADLSNSDKTDGFLKKTHAFSKEDFSGSFFQAGVSELTMACVSIGMALHGGVIPACATFFVFSDYMKPAIRMAAIMEQPVKFIWTHDAFRVGEDGPTHEPVEQEAQIRLMEKLKNHKGHNSMLVLRPADAEETTQAWKLAMENTTTPSALIFSRQNIANLPAGNDYTQADKGAYIVAGSENNPDVILVASGSEVSTLVAGAELLRKDGVKLRIVSAPSEGLFRSQSKEYQESVIPSGAKVFGLTAGLPVNLQGLVGTNGKVFGLESFGFSAPYTVLDEKLGFTAENVYKQVKEML